The Thermodesulfobacteriota bacterium genomic sequence GGTCGTAGAAAAGACGGAGATTTACGCTTCTTGCTGTTTTGGAATCGATTTCAAGTCCCGGGTGCGCAGTCCAGGTCCCCTTGTTTTTTATCTTTACCTCAATTTTTTCCGGAAGGTCTCCAAAATCCCACCTGGTGATACCGGTCTTTTCCCATTTTTGTCCGGCAGTTCCAAGTTCATCCGGACGGATACTTCCGGCAAAATTTTGGCAGAGAATAGTTTTTTCTCTACTGCAAACCAGTTCTTCGCCGTTAGTGCCCGTAATCGATATGCGCATCTTGAGATGATCAGGAAGCACATCCTCATCCCATGCCGCAGCCGGGATATCAACGCCAAAGTGCTCATAGATAAACTGTCCGAGAGCGGTTATCAGAGAATGATTGCTTTTGGGCATGTGCCTGATAACTGTATCAACCGTATCGGTCACAGGGACAAGCTGTTTTCGGTATGTTTTGGGAAGCCCCTTTATCAGAGCAGTGATCTTTTCTTGGTAAAGGCCGGGAACCAGCCAATCCACAGTTTCGGGGGAAACCACAGGCGCAATGGATGAGGGAATTTTAACGGTGACACCATCATCAGCCTTTCCCGGATTAAACTGATAAAGACATTCAAACGAGTTATTTCCCATATCAATACAATTGGGAAAATGAGAAAGTTCATTTTCATCCGGTGAATAAAGGAAAAGATCTTCCCTGCTCATTTGCAGAAAGTTATCACCACCCTTTTTCTTTAATCGTTTCCGCAGGGTTCGCATATCATATATTCCGCTCAGCCTTTCTTGATAAAACTCGATTATCTCCTGATCGCCGACCAGCATATCTCTTCGCCTGAGCCTGTTTTCCATGTCTTTAATTTCATCAATCAATCTTTGGTTATGCTTCATGAAATCAAAAGATCGTCTCATGTCGCCTTCCACAAGTGCGCTGCGAATAAAAATCTCAGCTGCCTCTTCCCGATTGACCTTTCCATATGAAACCGGTCTGCCAGGTTCAAGGATCAGTCCGAAAAGGCTGACCTGTTCAAAGGCCACCACTTCACCCCGATTTCTTTCCCAATGAGGGCTCAGATATGTATATTTACATTGATCTCCGCCCAGAACTTCCAGCCAGCTGTTATCTATATTTGCCACCGTCCTGGCAAAGAGTCTGGATGTTTCCACCATTTCTGCTGCCACGATCCATGTTTTCGACCTGTTGAACAGTCCGGAACCGGGAAAAATCATCACCTCTTTTCCTTTGGCGGCCTGAAAAAAGTTTTTCTCCTTTTTTAGCGCAATATTGGAAAGGAAACCGCTTAAAATCGATTTGTGAACCGCATTGTAAAAAGGAGTAAATATCTCCTGCCGGTCTTTCCCATGCTTATTCTGCTCTGGTGGTAAAACATTCTTTTTGTCTTTCCCCTTTAATCGGTTTTCTTCCAGGATGGCTGAAATCTGTGAATGAATGTCTCGCCATTCTCTCATCCGCTTAAAAGACAAATAATGGTCCCTGCAATATTTTTTCATCCGGTTGGCACTTTTTACTTGCCGCCAGGTACGGTGATAAGTCTCCCAGATATTCAGGAAAGCTATAAAATCGGATGCTGGATCGGTAAATTGCAAATGCGCTTCATCAGCTTCCCTGGCCTTTTCTGTCGGCCGTTCACGGGGGTCCTGTATACTTAAAACAGATGCAATAACAGTGACTTCTTTCAAGCACCCTTCTAGCTGAGCTTCCAGGAGCATTCGTGACAACCTGGGATCGATGGGAATCTTAGACATCAACGTTCCCTTTTCAGTGAGATTAAAACGGTGGGTGCCTTTTTTATACCCTCTTCCATGCTCTTTGCTGATTGCTCCAAGTTCTAAAAGAAGATCAAACCCATCTTTAATACTCTTTTTGGCCGGTCGGTCGATAAAAGGAAAATCGGATATGTCACCCAGATTCAGAGCAATCATCCTTAAAATGACCTGTGCAAGGTTTGATCTGAGTATCTCCGGAAGGGTAAAGAGGGGACGGGAAAGAAAATCTTTTTCTGAATAAAGACGAATACAAATGCCGTTTTCCACACGACCGCATCTGCCTTTTCTCTGGTCGGCACTGCTTCTAGATATCGACATTACAGGAAGCGCGGTGGTTCTGGATCGCGGGCTGTACTGTGAGATTCTTGCAAGCCCTGTATCGACCACATACTTGATACCCGGTATGGTAATTGAAGTTTCGGCAACATTGGTTGCCACCACGATTTTTCTGCCGGGAGGGCGTGAAAAAATTCTTGACTGTTCAGATGCCGGAAGTCTTGCAAACAGAGGATAGATAAAGGCATTGTTATAATTTCTTCCTTCAAGCAGTTCGCATGTTTCACGGATATCCTGCTCTGTCGGCATAAACACAAGGATGTCGCCGTACGGACCTTCCTTGTTTATTGTGTCAACCGCATCTGCCGCCATTTCGACATGGGTGAGATCGTTTTTTTCTTCCGATTTTTGTTTTTTTAACTCCAGATCAGTCGGCAAATATCGAACATCAACAGGAAACATACGACCTGACACTTCAATGACCGGTGCAGCATCAAAGGCTTTGGAAAATTTCTCCGTGTCAATGGTGGCCGATGTAATGATCAGCTTCAGGTCTTTTCTTCTTTTTTTAACCAGTTTTTTTAAAATTCCCAGCACAAAATCGATATTCAGACTTCGCTCATGTGCTTCATCAACGATGATGGTATCGTATTCGTTAAGATCCGGGTCACTGAGGGTTTCGGCAAGAAGAATGCCGTCGGTCATAATCTTAATATAAGAATCATGGCGGGTTTTATCTTTAAAACGTATTTTATAGCCCACCGATCTGCCGATTTTTTCTCCCAGTTCTGCGGCAACGCGATGGGCCACCGTTACAGCGGCGATTCTTCTGGGTTGGGTACAGCCGATTTTACCGGTGATGCCTCTTTGGGCCGCAAGACAAAATTTGGGTATCTGGGTGGTTTTTCCCGAGCCTGTCTCACCTGATATGATCACCACCTGATTGTTGGAAATGGCAGTTATAATGTCATCTTTTCTATCCGTGATCGGCAAGGACGGGTTATAAGAAAACCGGGGCAGGTTTTGTTTCCGCCATTTTCTTTTCTTGATTGATATGTTAGACTTTTTTAGACGGCTTTTCATTTTCATGCTTTCGTGATAAAAATCTCTTATAATCAATATTTTTACTGTTTTTATTGTCGAATACAACACTTTTTTCAATAATAAATGATGAGTTGATTCGTATCGAGGATGTGAATAGAGACGGCTATATTCACACCTGATCTTATATGTTAGGCGCCATCAGGGCATCATTTTCGGTAAAAAGAGGTGCTAAATTTGACTATCATTATATCCCTTAAAAAATAGCATTTTTTAAACAAAAGGAGAAAATCATGAATTTTGTAATTATCGGCGGGGATGCAGCGGGTATGAGTGCGGCAAGCAGGGCAAAGAGAACCATGCCTGATTTAAAGGTGACTGTTTTGGAAAAAACCAAGGATGTATCATACAGCGCATGCGGGATGCCGTACAATATTGCCGAACCGCACAGGAAAATTGACGATCTGGTGGTCAGGCATGCCCATGTTTTCAGGGAAAAGCAGGATATTAACCTTTTGACCGGTCATTGTGTGGATCATATCGATCCTGCCGGGAAAACCGTGGGCGGTGTTTCTGAAGACAACCAAAGATTTGAACTTCCCTATGATAAACTTCTCATTGCCACCGGTGCATCGCCGATTATTCCTGATCTGCCCGGTTTTGACCTCCCCGGCGTTCTGGGCTTAAAAAGTCTGGAAGACGGCAGAAAGATCAAGCAGTTTTTAAAAGACCGCTCTGTGAAAAAGGTGATCGTAATCGGCATGGGATATATTGCCCTTGAAATGGCCGAAGCGTTGCGTGCCCGAGATATTGAAGTGGACATGGTGAAACCTCGCCCCGTTTTTTTACCGTGGCTGGATGAACAGATGGCACAGGTGATAAAAAAGGAGTTGGAATCCAATCAGGTTGCCATGTATCCCGGACATAAGGTGGAAAGAATCGAACAGTCAACCACAGGGAGGCTATCGGTGGTATGCCCTGATCTGACGCTGGAAGGAGATATGGTGCTCGTCGCCATCGGTGTCACTCCGAACAGTGATATGGCTCAAAGAGCAGGAATAGAGCTTGGTATACAGAAATCGGTTGCGGTGGACAGGAGGCTGAGGACCTCGCATGAAAACATATACGCTGCCGGTGATTGCGCCGATGCCTTTCATGTGGTTACAGACCGAAAAGCCTGGATTCCGCTGGCTTTAAGGGCAAACCGCGCGGGATGGGCAGTTGCAGATAATGTTTGCGGAAAGGATGTTCAGCTTCCCGGTATTGCCGGAACATCGGTTTTCAAGGTTTTTGAGCTAGAAGTGGCTCGAACCGGCCTGAGTATGCAAGAGGGCGAAAAGGCCGGATTCGACCCTGTTGAAGTTATCATTAAAACCCGTTCCCGTGCCCACGCCCATCCCGGTTCATCAACCATCTGGCTGCGGATGACAGCAGACAAAAAAACCGGTCGCCTCCTTGGCGTTCAGATGTTAGGCAAGGAAGGGGTGGCACATAGAATCAATGCTCCTGCGGTGGCGCTTCACGGCCATATGACTGTCGAACTGTTCGGTCAGGCGGACCTGGCATATGCGCCACCCTTTAGCCCGGTATGGGATCCTTTGCTGACCACAGCCAATCAGTTGCTTAAAAAATTTTAAGCCACAAATGAACACCAATGGAAAAGATCTTCTTCCGGCATTTATAATTTGACAATTTTTATGTTTTTTTTTAAAAATAAAGACATTTAACTTCCCGCCCAATTTTAAAAGCAGTTAGAAAAAACCTGAAATTTCTTTTGTAAAAGAATGAAAAAACCAAGATTCCAGAAACAAGCGATTATGCTGCGGGTGTTGTACGCACTTTTACCGGTGCTTCTGGTGGCGATTTACTACTTCGGGTGGCGGATCCTTGCGATTATGGCGGTTTCTTTAATTTTTGCCTTTGTGACCGAATGGACGATGGCTTCTTATCGAAATGGCAAAGTGAGCTATGCCTGTTTTGTAACCGCCAGCCTCTATGGATTATCATTGCCACCGACCACACCGTTTTGGATCACAGCAGTGGGAGCAGTAGTGGCAATCCTTTTTGGCAAAGAAGTTTTTGGTGGATTCGGAAAAAATGTTTTTAATCCGGCCGTTGTGGGCAGAGCTTTTGTTTATGTTTGCTTTCCGGTTGAATTAACTTCTCAATTCGTGCTGGCTTTTCACGGATTTCCCGGTGGATTTGCCCACTGGAGCTTTACTGCCTTGCATAAAACTCCAACCTATTTGGTCGAACAGGGTGTTAAAATGGTTGATGCCATTAGTGCTGCAACACCCATGTGGTCAAGGCGCGACTATGGGATTACCACGGATCTAATGAACTTGGTTGCCGGCAATATCGGCGAGGTTGTCTCCCATGCGGGTAACCCATATGTGATTGCCGCCGGATCAGCGGGTGAGGGATGTGCCATTGTTATTTTGCTCTCGGCTATCTACATGTTCTATACAAAAACCGCTCAGTATCGCCTGTTCGCCGGCACCATTATCGGCGCCATGTTTTTAAATATCCTGTTGAGAAACATCCTCGGCCTTGAGAAGGTCCCCCCTCTCTGGTTTACGCTGTTTTCCGGAGCCCTTCTTTACGCCGCAGTCTTTATGGTAACCGATCCGGTTTCCGCACCAAAAAGTAAAACGTCTCAGTGGATATACTCCATATTTATCGGTATGATGATTGTGCTGTTTCGGTATAAAGCAGTGTTTGCCGGGGGGGTTGCCTTTTCCATCCTGCTGGGGAACATGCTGGCACCATCACTGGATCTCTGGTTAAAGCGATACCAAAAACATAAAGCAAAGGTCTCTGCACCATGAATAAAAAAAGCCCATTATATATTATAGGCTTCATGGTGGTGGTTTGTGTGGTCTTCGGTACGGGTGTATCCGTGGTGCATAATGCCACCCGGGACATGCTGGAAAAGAACAAAAGGTTTCATCTGAACCGAATCATATGCCGGGCATTTTTAATCACCTCCATGGATGAATCGCCAGAAGCATATGCCGAGGCTATCGCCAAACAGATTCAGATAGCACAAAATCTGGAAGGTGACCGGGTTAGAAATCTTTATAGACAAATCGATGTTGAAAACAAGGTGGTCGCCGTGGGCTTTGATTTTAGCGGCATGGGATTTTGGGATCGTATCAACGGCATTATTGTTTTTACGCCGGATTTAGAAAAAATTATCAATATCCAGTTTTTTGATCACAAAGAGACCCCCGGACTAGGCGCGCGTATTGAGGAAAAATGGTTTACCGATCAATTTAAAGGCATTCGCGTTGCCTGGGATAAAGCCGTTCCAGACCGGGTAATCTTCGGAGCGGCTTCTGCAGGAAGCACGGATTATCAGATAGATGCCATTACCGGTGCCACCCAGACCTCCATGGCGCTGAAACGATTTTTAAACCAGGAACTGGAACGTATTCGTACATTCAAACTGGAAAAATCTGGCTGGCTTGAGTCAGTCAGCAAAAAAGATAAAAAGCAATTCTAACACCATGGGCGCAAAAAAAATATTCACGCAGGGTCTTTTTAGCGACAATCCAATCTATCGCCAGGTTTTGGGTATTTGTTCAGCGCTGGCCGTAACCAACCTTCTTGCCAACACCCTTTTCATGTGTTT encodes the following:
- the hrpA gene encoding ATP-dependent RNA helicase HrpA; the protein is MKSRLKKSNISIKKRKWRKQNLPRFSYNPSLPITDRKDDIITAISNNQVVIISGETGSGKTTQIPKFCLAAQRGITGKIGCTQPRRIAAVTVAHRVAAELGEKIGRSVGYKIRFKDKTRHDSYIKIMTDGILLAETLSDPDLNEYDTIIVDEAHERSLNIDFVLGILKKLVKKRRKDLKLIITSATIDTEKFSKAFDAAPVIEVSGRMFPVDVRYLPTDLELKKQKSEEKNDLTHVEMAADAVDTINKEGPYGDILVFMPTEQDIRETCELLEGRNYNNAFIYPLFARLPASEQSRIFSRPPGRKIVVATNVAETSITIPGIKYVVDTGLARISQYSPRSRTTALPVMSISRSSADQRKGRCGRVENGICIRLYSEKDFLSRPLFTLPEILRSNLAQVILRMIALNLGDISDFPFIDRPAKKSIKDGFDLLLELGAISKEHGRGYKKGTHRFNLTEKGTLMSKIPIDPRLSRMLLEAQLEGCLKEVTVIASVLSIQDPRERPTEKAREADEAHLQFTDPASDFIAFLNIWETYHRTWRQVKSANRMKKYCRDHYLSFKRMREWRDIHSQISAILEENRLKGKDKKNVLPPEQNKHGKDRQEIFTPFYNAVHKSILSGFLSNIALKKEKNFFQAAKGKEVMIFPGSGLFNRSKTWIVAAEMVETSRLFARTVANIDNSWLEVLGGDQCKYTYLSPHWERNRGEVVAFEQVSLFGLILEPGRPVSYGKVNREEAAEIFIRSALVEGDMRRSFDFMKHNQRLIDEIKDMENRLRRRDMLVGDQEIIEFYQERLSGIYDMRTLRKRLKKKGGDNFLQMSREDLFLYSPDENELSHFPNCIDMGNNSFECLYQFNPGKADDGVTVKIPSSIAPVVSPETVDWLVPGLYQEKITALIKGLPKTYRKQLVPVTDTVDTVIRHMPKSNHSLITALGQFIYEHFGVDIPAAAWDEDVLPDHLKMRISITGTNGEELVCSREKTILCQNFAGSIRPDELGTAGQKWEKTGITRWDFGDLPEKIEVKIKNKGTWTAHPGLEIDSKTARSVNLRLFYDHDKAIKLHKEGVAGLYAIYFAKDLKFLKKNLVIPPEAVHYADYFGGARRFVKRLYARVTKQLFQKNLRTEKAFYSHAEAVKPVIISAGRKLLESAIPVLEAYYNTRSSIYRLERGDRIHQEVLSFLGDLKEELARLVPQNFLDLYDAKRFVHLARYIKAVEIRAQRAVMNFEKQKAKAKELKVVTDSLNDLLKGLSPLVSKEKKKAVEEYFWLIEEYKVSLFAQELKTAIPVSQKRLEKKLSEIERMV
- a CDS encoding FMN-binding protein, producing the protein MNKKSPLYIIGFMVVVCVVFGTGVSVVHNATRDMLEKNKRFHLNRIICRAFLITSMDESPEAYAEAIAKQIQIAQNLEGDRVRNLYRQIDVENKVVAVGFDFSGMGFWDRINGIIVFTPDLEKIINIQFFDHKETPGLGARIEEKWFTDQFKGIRVAWDKAVPDRVIFGAASAGSTDYQIDAITGATQTSMALKRFLNQELERIRTFKLEKSGWLESVSKKDKKQF
- a CDS encoding FAD-dependent oxidoreductase, with the protein product MNFVIIGGDAAGMSAASRAKRTMPDLKVTVLEKTKDVSYSACGMPYNIAEPHRKIDDLVVRHAHVFREKQDINLLTGHCVDHIDPAGKTVGGVSEDNQRFELPYDKLLIATGASPIIPDLPGFDLPGVLGLKSLEDGRKIKQFLKDRSVKKVIVIGMGYIALEMAEALRARDIEVDMVKPRPVFLPWLDEQMAQVIKKELESNQVAMYPGHKVERIEQSTTGRLSVVCPDLTLEGDMVLVAIGVTPNSDMAQRAGIELGIQKSVAVDRRLRTSHENIYAAGDCADAFHVVTDRKAWIPLALRANRAGWAVADNVCGKDVQLPGIAGTSVFKVFELEVARTGLSMQEGEKAGFDPVEVIIKTRSRAHAHPGSSTIWLRMTADKKTGRLLGVQMLGKEGVAHRINAPAVALHGHMTVELFGQADLAYAPPFSPVWDPLLTTANQLLKKF
- a CDS encoding RnfABCDGE type electron transport complex subunit D, which encodes MKKPRFQKQAIMLRVLYALLPVLLVAIYYFGWRILAIMAVSLIFAFVTEWTMASYRNGKVSYACFVTASLYGLSLPPTTPFWITAVGAVVAILFGKEVFGGFGKNVFNPAVVGRAFVYVCFPVELTSQFVLAFHGFPGGFAHWSFTALHKTPTYLVEQGVKMVDAISAATPMWSRRDYGITTDLMNLVAGNIGEVVSHAGNPYVIAAGSAGEGCAIVILLSAIYMFYTKTAQYRLFAGTIIGAMFLNILLRNILGLEKVPPLWFTLFSGALLYAAVFMVTDPVSAPKSKTSQWIYSIFIGMMIVLFRYKAVFAGGVAFSILLGNMLAPSLDLWLKRYQKHKAKVSAP